The Arthrobacter sp. NicSoilC5 genome has a window encoding:
- a CDS encoding glutamate synthase subunit beta, translated as MADPRGFLKVRQRETQPRRPVPVRIMDWKEVYEAQEKGTLKAQAGRCMDCGVPFCHQGCPLGNLIPEWNDLMWRDKGDEAIERLHATNNFPEFTGRLCPAPCEASCVLGINQPAVTIKQVEVSIIDEAWDNGWVNPLPPARLTGKTVAVVGSGPAGLAVAQQLTRVGHTVAVYERDDKIGGLLRYGIPDFKMEKEQVDRRVEQMKAEGTRFRTGVSVGTDVTWEQLRRRYDAVVVCTGATVPRDLPIPGRDLDGVHFAMDYLVPANRAVAGETIENQINAHGKHVVILGGGDTGADCLGTAHRHGAASVTTLAIGKQPPAERASHQPWPTFPTLFEMASAHEEGGERTYLASTVEFVGENGKLTGVKVAETEFVDGKRLPKAGTERIIPADLVFLSLGFTGAEPAGITEQVHAEFDGRGNVARDGYYMTNTEGVFVAGDAGRGQSLIVWAIAEGRAAAAAVDKYLMGSTILPAPVAPTDRAIAVL; from the coding sequence GTGGCTGATCCACGCGGATTTCTGAAAGTACGCCAGCGTGAAACCCAGCCACGCCGCCCCGTTCCTGTCCGCATCATGGACTGGAAAGAGGTCTACGAGGCGCAGGAAAAGGGCACGCTGAAAGCCCAGGCCGGACGCTGCATGGACTGTGGTGTTCCGTTCTGCCACCAGGGCTGCCCGCTGGGCAACCTCATCCCCGAGTGGAACGACCTCATGTGGCGGGACAAGGGCGATGAGGCAATCGAGCGCCTGCACGCCACGAACAACTTCCCCGAGTTCACCGGCCGGCTCTGCCCGGCGCCCTGCGAGGCGTCCTGCGTGCTGGGGATCAACCAGCCCGCCGTGACCATCAAGCAGGTGGAAGTGTCGATCATCGACGAGGCCTGGGACAACGGGTGGGTCAACCCGCTGCCGCCGGCCCGCCTCACCGGCAAGACTGTTGCGGTGGTCGGCTCCGGTCCCGCCGGCCTGGCCGTCGCCCAGCAGCTCACCCGGGTGGGCCACACCGTTGCCGTCTACGAGCGGGACGACAAGATCGGCGGCCTCCTGCGGTACGGCATCCCCGACTTCAAGATGGAAAAAGAGCAGGTGGACCGCCGCGTCGAGCAGATGAAGGCGGAAGGCACCCGGTTCCGGACCGGCGTGTCCGTGGGCACCGACGTCACCTGGGAGCAGCTGCGCAGGCGCTACGACGCCGTCGTGGTGTGCACGGGTGCCACCGTTCCGCGTGACCTGCCCATCCCGGGCCGCGACCTGGACGGCGTCCACTTCGCCATGGACTACCTGGTGCCCGCCAACCGCGCGGTGGCCGGGGAAACCATCGAGAACCAGATCAACGCCCACGGCAAGCACGTGGTGATCCTGGGCGGCGGCGATACCGGAGCCGACTGCCTGGGCACCGCGCACCGGCACGGCGCCGCCTCCGTCACCACCCTGGCCATCGGCAAGCAGCCGCCGGCCGAGCGGGCCAGCCACCAGCCGTGGCCGACGTTCCCCACCCTCTTCGAGATGGCCAGCGCACACGAGGAAGGCGGCGAACGCACCTACCTCGCCTCCACCGTCGAGTTCGTGGGCGAAAACGGCAAGCTCACCGGGGTCAAGGTGGCCGAGACCGAGTTCGTGGACGGCAAGCGGCTCCCCAAGGCCGGCACCGAGCGGATCATCCCCGCCGACCTGGTGTTCCTGTCCCTCGGCTTCACCGGCGCCGAACCTGCCGGCATCACCGAACAGGTGCACGCCGAATTCGACGGCCGCGGCAACGTGGCACGCGACGGCTACTACATGACCAACACCGAGGGTGTCTTCGTTGCCGGTGACGCCGGCCGCGGGCAGTCCCTGATCGTGTGGGCCATCGCCGAAGGCCGCGCCGCCGCCGCCGCGGTGGACAAGTACCTGATGGGAAGCACCATCCTTCCTGCACCCGTCGCGCCAACGGACCGCGCCATCGCTGTCCTCTGA